One Pomacea canaliculata isolate SZHN2017 linkage group LG9, ASM307304v1, whole genome shotgun sequence DNA segment encodes these proteins:
- the LOC112572429 gene encoding neuroglian-like: MADLSRLFPRLLLMLFTASSFCLGDVHIEEPLQNVEVLEGERAKFVCKVRTLPAEESRLRVQWKHNGDFLTVERNDADQGSGQHVYKAERNRHTLIVRNTRFKDSGVYTCIAAVGDDTDMASAHLRVKGPPSPPVNVEITSCHGNTAELQWEGGPENWATVTRYIVQFNSSVEPVRWHDYYEQFPAGSRRALVVLSPWGTYSFRVKAVNDVGVSKPSSVTSRECTTPPDRPDSNPKNVRTRTDVKNTLVVEWNPIDRLYFNGPGFRYDVYWRRKGSLAWEAAVVHDPLQTQFRKEVTDVYGLYEVQVRAANDLGESHQPAFVFIGRSGEAEPLVVPKDFRLNPNHPPEAHKAYFIWEAVNTSTDLVQGKFCGYKLRYWKSVEGRHKQKEVDFIIGQGEKHGPDMRVAVADLPAYTALRAQVSVMNTHYSGPPSQTIDFFTPEGAPSAVRELHVEAYGVGYVLLKWLPPDQPNGLLQGYDIAYQPILRQDVGKLKGLTPQINNPSTLGARISGLHADHQYRFYVWA; encoded by the exons GAGATGTCCACATCGAGGAGCCTCTACAGAACGTGGAAGTCCTTGAAGGTGAGAGGGCAAAGTTCGTCTGCAAGGTCCGGACACTTCCGGCGGAGGAGAGCCGACTGCGCGTGCAGTGGAAGCACAATGGCGACTTTCTGACGGTGGAGCGTAACGATGCGGACCAGGGGTCAGGTCAGCACGTGTACAAGGCCGAGCGCAACCGTCACACTCTGATTGTCAGGAACACGCGCTTCAAGGACTCGGGCGTCTACACGTGCATCGCCGCCGTGGGGGACGATACAGACATGGCCAGCGCTCACCTGCGGGTCAAAG GACCACCAAGCCCTCCGGTGAATGTAGAGATCAccagttgtcatggaaacacCGCCGAGCTGCAGTGGGAAGGGGGGCCCGAGAACTGGGCCACCGTCACGCGCTACATCGTGCAGTTCAACTCGTCCGTGGAGCCGGTCCGTTGGCATGACTACTACGAGCAGTTTCCTGCCG GGTCACGACGAGCCTTGGTTGTCCTCTCACCTTGGGGCACGTATTCCTTCCGGGTGAAGGCCGTGAATGACGTGGGTGTGAGCAAGCCCAGCTCCGTGACATCCAGGGAGTGCACCACGCCCCCTGACCGCCCAGACAGCAACCCCAAGAACGTACGCACGCGCACGGACGTGAAAAACACGTTGGTTGTGGAGTGGAAC CCCATAGACCGTCTGTACTTCAACGGCCCCGGCTTCCGGTATGACGTGTACTGGCGGCGCAAGGGCAGCCTGGCGTGGGAGGCGGCGGTGGTGCACGACCCACTGCAGACGCAGTTCCGCAAGGAGGTGACGGACGTGTACGGACTGTACGAGGTGCAGGTGCGCGCCGCCAACGACCTCGGCGAGTCGCACCAGCCGGCATTCGTCTTCATCGGGCGATCCGGAGAGGCGG AGCCACTGGTGGTACCCAAGGACTTCAGGCTCAACCCCAACCATCCTCCCGAGGCGCACAAGGCCTACTTCATCTGGGAGGCCGTCAACACCTCCACGGACCTCGTGCAGGGCAAGTTCTGTGGTTACAAG CTGCGCTACTGGAAGTCGGTGGAGGGTCGACACAAGCAGAAGGAGGTGGACTTCATCATCGGACAAGGGGAGAAGCACGGCCCTGATATGCGGGTGGCTGTGGCCGACCTACCCGCCTACACGGCACTGCGCGCGCAGGTTTCAGTGATGAACACTCACTACAGCGGTCCACCCAGCCAGACCATCGACTTCTTCACACCCGAGGGAG CACCCAGCGCCGTGCGGGAGCTGCACGTGGAGGCGTATGGTGTGGGGTACGTCCTCCTGAAGTGGCTTCCACCCGACCAACCTAATGGCCTGCTACAAGGCTACGATATAGCCTACCAGCCCA tcCTACGGCAGGATGTGGGCAAGCTGAAGGGGCTGACGCCGCAGATCAACAACCCCTCCACCCTGGGTGCGCGCATTTCCGGTCTGCACGCCGACCACCAGTACCGCTTCTACGTGTGGGCTTGA